A window of Rhododendron vialii isolate Sample 1 chromosome 13a, ASM3025357v1 contains these coding sequences:
- the LOC131312308 gene encoding protein HUA2-LIKE 2-like isoform X2 produces the protein MLFSNFLLGFHIQHKHLLSRAFCNPADVEEFTEEKKDTLLLRRHGKGADYVRAVHEIIESYEELKKQEQLVDINYVDEASVTNALDLDGDVALNDQIEAPSIMLSSCVKKSNSTGEKEESSLPVGDAAYATEADLGDRDTSSEEPNDSSVVTRKPRANIFSSEKSRGDVQPQNSSSEKRDSSASRSRSSSRVYTSRFQKKSMLPSSNSNKLAEDIAAKVLQNGLVRRSKRIRKSPDVSEGHDTGSPALLPNGGNEENGSEIVTVESDTFSLTEGSAVESGCKPLQPESVVECGERDVELSLALDFQIKAVVLKKKRKPNRKRVTNDAPESIDRLNKKAGAEIEVHKAGQVSRTSNEKSLERFSKEDGDEHLPLVKRARVRMGRPSSVGEELDTVMQSEDKLIEVSNSFSRQVSTQSQQHGPDKNLFLVNGVTEIPSLPNKGPQSSAQPPQLSDLKKKQQFCCSVDGEAALPPSKRLHRALEAMSANAAEDGQMEEPLSKKILTNGCCLSSPTDSLHTSMESGLSNGFGVQNVSILSNNASLGTCGISDICDPAEPKEIVKSSTEVSICHRPVRSSSSPEHELCKDIHVDAGDHFDSRGIKFSCSGTQNCEPMVVAQIPKPLSPDSIEEQTCLGCNQGSLAQMLPLKDECRNENPGSEFSNDKAEKPLSELDSSDHSGMCSDSVLMAVDRKCSPQNGTNLLLCSTEGSYSGSAKLWKLSLHADDQVDGMCEVVKEIKPTQRESNGILTSTSVKVMAGAAADGPPNLSHSNSVSDDHLGYKDVSSSTPSDGVGSLARASPPNTSICNTSTSDNDNILENNGCCSPDVNLHPAKSKNTGKWSSKAEAATALASFQAVIGTLTRTKESIGRATRIAIDCAKFGVAAKVVEILVRDLQSELSLRRRVDLFFLVDSITQCSRGLKGGVGGIYPSAIQAVLPRLLLAAAPPGSDAQENRRQCLKVLKLWLERRILPDSIVRHHIRDLESLSVSSSSGPYSRRPLRTERAFDDPIRQMEGMLVDEYGSNSSFQLPGFHMPPMLKDEGEESDSDGGSFEAVTPEHDSKTPEETEGIPVPAAIGNHRHILEEVDGELEMEDVAPTCEAVTSSTSTSCINTSKSMHPQLEQHFPPTFTPPVPENVPPSFPPLPTSPPPAAPPPPPALPPPPPALPPPPPVLPPPPPVLPPMPPMPASVSDSLDSKLYNVRENLHQFGAQQPVAPGVNSINSDAVLYQAPESRDVKMQTQIPDFSSNPGPHQPVLPMNGVQQSDGATFYNKGYHLPPPQPAPSNQFSYVQSDQQVQSRELPPPPPSYPNRAHFAQSTDGGSFCTDHDRMNVAPHEHRESWRFPGPSFSGTHYPEPARGPYPPAPYGGPPCEPPLPNHMWGFPPQTVNHREFTAHRPPSRGPIPVATRAPSFWQPR, from the exons AGCCTTCTGCAACCCTGCCGATGTTGAAGAATTTACTGAAGAGAAAAAAGACACTCTTCTTCTTAGACGCCATGGGAAAGGTGCTGATTATGTCCGTGCTGTTCATGAGATTATTGAAAGCTATGAAGAGTTGAAGAAACAGGAGCAACTTGTTGATATTAACTACGTTGATGAAGCTAGTGTAACAAATGCATTGGACTTAGATGGTGATGTTGCATTAAATGATCAGATTGAGGCTCCTTCCATAATGCTTAGTTCATGTGTAAAGAAGTCTAATTCTACTGGAGAAAAGGAGGAGTCAAGCCTTCCTGTTGGAGATGCTGCATATGCGACAGAGGCAGATTTAGGAGATAGGGATACATCGTCTGAGGAGCCTAATGATAGTTCAGTAGTTACAAGAAAACCTCGGGCAAATATATTTTCGTCAGAAAAAAGTCGAGGAGATGTACAGCCACAAAACTCTTCGTCAGAGAAGAGGGATTCATCTGCTTCTAGGTCTAGAAGTTCATCAAGAGTCTACACAAGTAGATTCCAAAAGAAGTCCATGTTACCCTCCAGTAATAGCAATAAATTGGCGGAGGACATAGCTGCTAAAGTTTTGCAGAATGGTTTGGTGAGAAGGAGCAAAAGAATCAGGAAATCACCCGATGTGTCTGAAGGACATGATACTGGTTCACCTGCTCTTCTTCCGAATGGTGGCAACGAAGAAAATGGTTCTGAAATTGTCACGGTTGAATCGGATACTTTCAGCCTAACTGAAGGCAGCGCTGTGGAGTCTGGTTGTAAGCCTCTGCAGCCCGAGTCCGTTGTTGAGTGTGGTGAGAGAGATGTTGAGTTGAGCCTAGCGCTTGATTTCCAAATAAAGGCCGTTGtcctgaaaaagaaaaggaaaccaaaTCGAAAACGAGTGACTAACGATGCTCCTGAGAGTATTGATAGGCTAAACAAGAAGGCAGGTGCTGAGATTGAAGTGCATAAAGCTGGACAAGTTTCGCGAACTTCCAATGAAAAGTCCTTGGAAAGGTTCTCCAAAGAAGATGGCGACGAGCATCTTCCATTAGTAAAAAGGGCTAGGGTTCGGATGGGCAGACCATCTTCTGTAGGGGAGGAGCTTGATACCGTCATGCAATCGGAAGATAAATTAATAGAAGTGTCAAATAGCTTTTCTAGGCAGGTTTCTACACAATCTCAACAACATGGTCCTGATAAAAACTTGTTTTTGGTGAACGGAGTTACGGAGATTCCATCGCTGCCAAATAAAGGACCTCAATCTTCAGCTCAACCGCCTCAGCTTTCGGATCTCaagaaaaaacaacaatttTGTTGTTCAGTGGATGGAGAAGCTGCTTTACCTCCGTCTAAACGCCTTCATCGAGCCCTGGAAGCTATGTCAGCTAATGCTGCAGAAGATGGTCAAATGGAAGAACCATTGTCGAAGAAGATATTGACTAATGGATGTTGTTTATCGTCCCCAACGGACTCCCTTCACACGTCGATGGAGAGCGGACTGAGTAATGGATTTGGGGTACAGAATGTAAGCATTCTTAGCAACAATGCTTCACTCGGCACCTGTGGGATTTCGGACATTTGTGATCCTGCTGAACCAAAGGAAATTGTGAAATCTTCTACAGAAGTTTCGATCTGTCACAGACCAGTCAGAAGTTCCAGTAGCCCAGAGCATGAATTATGCAAAGATATACATGTGGATGCTGGGGACCATTTTGATTCCAGAGGTATCAAATTTTCATGTTCAGGTACTCAAAATTGTGAGCCGATGGTTGTGGCCCAAATTCCAAAGCCTTTATCACCTGATTCTATTGAAGAACAGACCTGTCTCGGATGCAATCAAGGTTCACTGGCTCAGATGTTGCCTCTGAAGGACGAATGCAGAAATGAGAATCCCGGGTCTGAGTTTAGCAACGATAAAGCTGAAAAACCTCTGAGTGAACTTGATTCATCAGATCATTCTGGAATGTGTTCAGATTCTGTCTTAATGGCTGTTGATCGTAAATGTTCACCACAAAATGGTACTAATTTGCTTCTTTGCAGCACAGAGGGTAGTTATTCTGGGAGTGCCAAGTTGTGGAAACTTTCCCTTCATGCAGACGACCAAGTTGATGGCAT GTGCGAGGTTGtgaaagaaattaaaccaaCACAGAGGGAGTCTAATGGTATTCTAACGTCTACATCAGTGAAGGTTATGGCTGGAGCTGCTGCGGATGGTCCGCCAAATTTATCTCATTCTAATTCTGTTTCTGATGACCATTTGGGTTATAAGGATGTCTCATCTTCAACTCCTTCAGATGGTGTAGGCTCTCTTGCACGCGCGTCTCCTCCCAATACATCGATCTGCAATACTTCAACATCTGATAATGATAACATTCTTGAAAATAATGGCTGTTGTAGTCCCGATGTTAATTTGCACCCTGCGAAATCCAAAAATACGGGCAAATGGAGCAGTAAAGCAGAAGCAGCTACTGCTCTAGCATCTTTTCAGGCCGTCATTGGAACATTAACAAGGACAAAGGAAAGCATTGGCCGAGCCACTCGCATTGCAATTGACTGTGCAAAGTTTGGTGTTGCTGCTAAG GTGGTCGAAATTCTTGTCCGTGATTTGCAAAGTGAATTAAGTTTGCGCAGAAGGGTTGACTTGTTTTTCCTTGTGGACTCTATCACACAGTGCTCTCGAGGTTTGAAAG GTGGCGTTGGTGGTATTTATCCTTCAGCAATCCAAGCAGTGTTGCCACGCTTGTTATTAGCTGCTGCTCCTCCTGGAAGTGATGCACAAGAAAATCGTAGGCAGTGTTTGAAG GTTTTGAAGCTTTGGTTGGAAAGAAGGATCCTTCCAGATTCCATTGTTCGCCACCATATTCGAGACCTTGAGTCCCTCAGTGTTTCATCTTCTTCTGGTCCCTATTCTCGTCGGCCCTTGCGCACAGAAAGGGCTTTTGATGATCCTATTAGGCAAATGGAGGGTATGCTTGTTGATGAATATGGAAG CAATTCAAGTTTTCAGCTTCCTGGTTTTCATATGCCCCCTATGCTCAAGGATGAAGGGGAAGAAAGCGATTCTGATGGTGGGAGTTTCGAGGCTGTTACTCCTGAGCACGATTCCAAAACCCCTGAAGAAACGGAAGGAATTCCAGTACCTGCAGCAATAGGGAACCATAGACATATTTTGGAAGAGGTTGATGGCGAGCTTGAAATGGAGGATGTGGCTCCCACTTGTGAAGCTGTTACGAGTTCCACCTCAACTTCTTGCATCAATACTTCAAAGTCTATGCACCCTCAGCTTGAACAACATTTTCCACCTACCTTCACCCCACCAGTACCTGAGAATGTGCCGCCATCGTTTCCTCCTTTGCCAACATCACCACCACCTGCAGCTCCACCCCCGCCACCAGCCCTTCCACCCCCACCGCCAGCCCTTCCACCCCCACCGCCAGTCCTTCCACCCCCACCACCAGTCCTGCCGCCTATGCCTCCAATGCCTGCTTCTGTATCCGATAGTCTTGATTCAAAGCTCTAT AATGTCAGAGAAAACTTGCATCAGTTTGGGGCCCAGCAGCCTGTTGCACCTGGAGTAAACTCAATAAACTCCGATGCAGTGCTTTATCAGGCTCCTGAATCCAGAGACGTTAAGATGCAAACACAGATACCAGATTTCAGCAGTAATCCTGGGCCGCATCAGCCAGTTTTACCTATGAATGGTGTCCAACAGTCGGATGGTGCCACCTTCTACAACAAGGGTTATCATCTGCCACCACCTCAACCTGCACCATCAAATCAGTTCTCTTACGTTCAGTCTGATCAGCAAGTGCAGTCAAGGGAGCTCCCACCCCCTCCCCCTTCCTATCCTAACAGAGCCCATTTTGCGCAGAGCACAGATGGTGGAAGTTTTTGCACCGACCACGACAGAATGAACGTGGCCCCACATGAGCACAGGGAGAGCTGGAGGTTTCCGGGGCCCTCATTTTCTG GTACGCACTACCCTGAACCTGCCAGAGGGCCATATCCTCCTGCGCCGTATGGTGGCCCACCGTGTGAACCACCATTACCAAACCATATGTGGGGTTTTCCTCCCCAGACTGTGAACCATAGAGAATTCACGGCTCATAGACCACCATCCAGAGGTCCAATCCCAGTGGCAACCAGAG CTCCTAGCTTTTGGCAACCAAGATAA
- the LOC131312308 gene encoding protein HUA2-LIKE 2-like isoform X1 — protein MAPSRRKGGGRASAAAATAAACKKWKVGDLVLAKVKGFPAWPATVSAPEKWGYTAGWKKVLVHFFGTQQIAFCNPADVEEFTEEKKDTLLLRRHGKGADYVRAVHEIIESYEELKKQEQLVDINYVDEASVTNALDLDGDVALNDQIEAPSIMLSSCVKKSNSTGEKEESSLPVGDAAYATEADLGDRDTSSEEPNDSSVVTRKPRANIFSSEKSRGDVQPQNSSSEKRDSSASRSRSSSRVYTSRFQKKSMLPSSNSNKLAEDIAAKVLQNGLVRRSKRIRKSPDVSEGHDTGSPALLPNGGNEENGSEIVTVESDTFSLTEGSAVESGCKPLQPESVVECGERDVELSLALDFQIKAVVLKKKRKPNRKRVTNDAPESIDRLNKKAGAEIEVHKAGQVSRTSNEKSLERFSKEDGDEHLPLVKRARVRMGRPSSVGEELDTVMQSEDKLIEVSNSFSRQVSTQSQQHGPDKNLFLVNGVTEIPSLPNKGPQSSAQPPQLSDLKKKQQFCCSVDGEAALPPSKRLHRALEAMSANAAEDGQMEEPLSKKILTNGCCLSSPTDSLHTSMESGLSNGFGVQNVSILSNNASLGTCGISDICDPAEPKEIVKSSTEVSICHRPVRSSSSPEHELCKDIHVDAGDHFDSRGIKFSCSGTQNCEPMVVAQIPKPLSPDSIEEQTCLGCNQGSLAQMLPLKDECRNENPGSEFSNDKAEKPLSELDSSDHSGMCSDSVLMAVDRKCSPQNGTNLLLCSTEGSYSGSAKLWKLSLHADDQVDGMCEVVKEIKPTQRESNGILTSTSVKVMAGAAADGPPNLSHSNSVSDDHLGYKDVSSSTPSDGVGSLARASPPNTSICNTSTSDNDNILENNGCCSPDVNLHPAKSKNTGKWSSKAEAATALASFQAVIGTLTRTKESIGRATRIAIDCAKFGVAAKVVEILVRDLQSELSLRRRVDLFFLVDSITQCSRGLKGGVGGIYPSAIQAVLPRLLLAAAPPGSDAQENRRQCLKVLKLWLERRILPDSIVRHHIRDLESLSVSSSSGPYSRRPLRTERAFDDPIRQMEGMLVDEYGSNSSFQLPGFHMPPMLKDEGEESDSDGGSFEAVTPEHDSKTPEETEGIPVPAAIGNHRHILEEVDGELEMEDVAPTCEAVTSSTSTSCINTSKSMHPQLEQHFPPTFTPPVPENVPPSFPPLPTSPPPAAPPPPPALPPPPPALPPPPPVLPPPPPVLPPMPPMPASVSDSLDSKLYNVRENLHQFGAQQPVAPGVNSINSDAVLYQAPESRDVKMQTQIPDFSSNPGPHQPVLPMNGVQQSDGATFYNKGYHLPPPQPAPSNQFSYVQSDQQVQSRELPPPPPSYPNRAHFAQSTDGGSFCTDHDRMNVAPHEHRESWRFPGPSFSGTHYPEPARGPYPPAPYGGPPCEPPLPNHMWGFPPQTVNHREFTAHRPPSRGPIPVATRAPSFWQPR, from the exons AGCCTTCTGCAACCCTGCCGATGTTGAAGAATTTACTGAAGAGAAAAAAGACACTCTTCTTCTTAGACGCCATGGGAAAGGTGCTGATTATGTCCGTGCTGTTCATGAGATTATTGAAAGCTATGAAGAGTTGAAGAAACAGGAGCAACTTGTTGATATTAACTACGTTGATGAAGCTAGTGTAACAAATGCATTGGACTTAGATGGTGATGTTGCATTAAATGATCAGATTGAGGCTCCTTCCATAATGCTTAGTTCATGTGTAAAGAAGTCTAATTCTACTGGAGAAAAGGAGGAGTCAAGCCTTCCTGTTGGAGATGCTGCATATGCGACAGAGGCAGATTTAGGAGATAGGGATACATCGTCTGAGGAGCCTAATGATAGTTCAGTAGTTACAAGAAAACCTCGGGCAAATATATTTTCGTCAGAAAAAAGTCGAGGAGATGTACAGCCACAAAACTCTTCGTCAGAGAAGAGGGATTCATCTGCTTCTAGGTCTAGAAGTTCATCAAGAGTCTACACAAGTAGATTCCAAAAGAAGTCCATGTTACCCTCCAGTAATAGCAATAAATTGGCGGAGGACATAGCTGCTAAAGTTTTGCAGAATGGTTTGGTGAGAAGGAGCAAAAGAATCAGGAAATCACCCGATGTGTCTGAAGGACATGATACTGGTTCACCTGCTCTTCTTCCGAATGGTGGCAACGAAGAAAATGGTTCTGAAATTGTCACGGTTGAATCGGATACTTTCAGCCTAACTGAAGGCAGCGCTGTGGAGTCTGGTTGTAAGCCTCTGCAGCCCGAGTCCGTTGTTGAGTGTGGTGAGAGAGATGTTGAGTTGAGCCTAGCGCTTGATTTCCAAATAAAGGCCGTTGtcctgaaaaagaaaaggaaaccaaaTCGAAAACGAGTGACTAACGATGCTCCTGAGAGTATTGATAGGCTAAACAAGAAGGCAGGTGCTGAGATTGAAGTGCATAAAGCTGGACAAGTTTCGCGAACTTCCAATGAAAAGTCCTTGGAAAGGTTCTCCAAAGAAGATGGCGACGAGCATCTTCCATTAGTAAAAAGGGCTAGGGTTCGGATGGGCAGACCATCTTCTGTAGGGGAGGAGCTTGATACCGTCATGCAATCGGAAGATAAATTAATAGAAGTGTCAAATAGCTTTTCTAGGCAGGTTTCTACACAATCTCAACAACATGGTCCTGATAAAAACTTGTTTTTGGTGAACGGAGTTACGGAGATTCCATCGCTGCCAAATAAAGGACCTCAATCTTCAGCTCAACCGCCTCAGCTTTCGGATCTCaagaaaaaacaacaatttTGTTGTTCAGTGGATGGAGAAGCTGCTTTACCTCCGTCTAAACGCCTTCATCGAGCCCTGGAAGCTATGTCAGCTAATGCTGCAGAAGATGGTCAAATGGAAGAACCATTGTCGAAGAAGATATTGACTAATGGATGTTGTTTATCGTCCCCAACGGACTCCCTTCACACGTCGATGGAGAGCGGACTGAGTAATGGATTTGGGGTACAGAATGTAAGCATTCTTAGCAACAATGCTTCACTCGGCACCTGTGGGATTTCGGACATTTGTGATCCTGCTGAACCAAAGGAAATTGTGAAATCTTCTACAGAAGTTTCGATCTGTCACAGACCAGTCAGAAGTTCCAGTAGCCCAGAGCATGAATTATGCAAAGATATACATGTGGATGCTGGGGACCATTTTGATTCCAGAGGTATCAAATTTTCATGTTCAGGTACTCAAAATTGTGAGCCGATGGTTGTGGCCCAAATTCCAAAGCCTTTATCACCTGATTCTATTGAAGAACAGACCTGTCTCGGATGCAATCAAGGTTCACTGGCTCAGATGTTGCCTCTGAAGGACGAATGCAGAAATGAGAATCCCGGGTCTGAGTTTAGCAACGATAAAGCTGAAAAACCTCTGAGTGAACTTGATTCATCAGATCATTCTGGAATGTGTTCAGATTCTGTCTTAATGGCTGTTGATCGTAAATGTTCACCACAAAATGGTACTAATTTGCTTCTTTGCAGCACAGAGGGTAGTTATTCTGGGAGTGCCAAGTTGTGGAAACTTTCCCTTCATGCAGACGACCAAGTTGATGGCAT GTGCGAGGTTGtgaaagaaattaaaccaaCACAGAGGGAGTCTAATGGTATTCTAACGTCTACATCAGTGAAGGTTATGGCTGGAGCTGCTGCGGATGGTCCGCCAAATTTATCTCATTCTAATTCTGTTTCTGATGACCATTTGGGTTATAAGGATGTCTCATCTTCAACTCCTTCAGATGGTGTAGGCTCTCTTGCACGCGCGTCTCCTCCCAATACATCGATCTGCAATACTTCAACATCTGATAATGATAACATTCTTGAAAATAATGGCTGTTGTAGTCCCGATGTTAATTTGCACCCTGCGAAATCCAAAAATACGGGCAAATGGAGCAGTAAAGCAGAAGCAGCTACTGCTCTAGCATCTTTTCAGGCCGTCATTGGAACATTAACAAGGACAAAGGAAAGCATTGGCCGAGCCACTCGCATTGCAATTGACTGTGCAAAGTTTGGTGTTGCTGCTAAG GTGGTCGAAATTCTTGTCCGTGATTTGCAAAGTGAATTAAGTTTGCGCAGAAGGGTTGACTTGTTTTTCCTTGTGGACTCTATCACACAGTGCTCTCGAGGTTTGAAAG GTGGCGTTGGTGGTATTTATCCTTCAGCAATCCAAGCAGTGTTGCCACGCTTGTTATTAGCTGCTGCTCCTCCTGGAAGTGATGCACAAGAAAATCGTAGGCAGTGTTTGAAG GTTTTGAAGCTTTGGTTGGAAAGAAGGATCCTTCCAGATTCCATTGTTCGCCACCATATTCGAGACCTTGAGTCCCTCAGTGTTTCATCTTCTTCTGGTCCCTATTCTCGTCGGCCCTTGCGCACAGAAAGGGCTTTTGATGATCCTATTAGGCAAATGGAGGGTATGCTTGTTGATGAATATGGAAG CAATTCAAGTTTTCAGCTTCCTGGTTTTCATATGCCCCCTATGCTCAAGGATGAAGGGGAAGAAAGCGATTCTGATGGTGGGAGTTTCGAGGCTGTTACTCCTGAGCACGATTCCAAAACCCCTGAAGAAACGGAAGGAATTCCAGTACCTGCAGCAATAGGGAACCATAGACATATTTTGGAAGAGGTTGATGGCGAGCTTGAAATGGAGGATGTGGCTCCCACTTGTGAAGCTGTTACGAGTTCCACCTCAACTTCTTGCATCAATACTTCAAAGTCTATGCACCCTCAGCTTGAACAACATTTTCCACCTACCTTCACCCCACCAGTACCTGAGAATGTGCCGCCATCGTTTCCTCCTTTGCCAACATCACCACCACCTGCAGCTCCACCCCCGCCACCAGCCCTTCCACCCCCACCGCCAGCCCTTCCACCCCCACCGCCAGTCCTTCCACCCCCACCACCAGTCCTGCCGCCTATGCCTCCAATGCCTGCTTCTGTATCCGATAGTCTTGATTCAAAGCTCTAT AATGTCAGAGAAAACTTGCATCAGTTTGGGGCCCAGCAGCCTGTTGCACCTGGAGTAAACTCAATAAACTCCGATGCAGTGCTTTATCAGGCTCCTGAATCCAGAGACGTTAAGATGCAAACACAGATACCAGATTTCAGCAGTAATCCTGGGCCGCATCAGCCAGTTTTACCTATGAATGGTGTCCAACAGTCGGATGGTGCCACCTTCTACAACAAGGGTTATCATCTGCCACCACCTCAACCTGCACCATCAAATCAGTTCTCTTACGTTCAGTCTGATCAGCAAGTGCAGTCAAGGGAGCTCCCACCCCCTCCCCCTTCCTATCCTAACAGAGCCCATTTTGCGCAGAGCACAGATGGTGGAAGTTTTTGCACCGACCACGACAGAATGAACGTGGCCCCACATGAGCACAGGGAGAGCTGGAGGTTTCCGGGGCCCTCATTTTCTG GTACGCACTACCCTGAACCTGCCAGAGGGCCATATCCTCCTGCGCCGTATGGTGGCCCACCGTGTGAACCACCATTACCAAACCATATGTGGGGTTTTCCTCCCCAGACTGTGAACCATAGAGAATTCACGGCTCATAGACCACCATCCAGAGGTCCAATCCCAGTGGCAACCAGAG CTCCTAGCTTTTGGCAACCAAGATAA